From one Lotus japonicus ecotype B-129 chromosome 3, LjGifu_v1.2 genomic stretch:
- the LOC130748601 gene encoding uncharacterized protein LOC130748601, with protein sequence MAPNPHFYSNYTIFNSDLAEFQTQALASSLNGNITMQDNNTMWGCQDSLIPVLDNGEVDHQIVPSSLDCDAMSSVWMPNFSEQLGGISDMAMPAISGFYGGNITGTGYQNFNSRFQPKIADFGEECCGFVEEVKPNAYLNAARESWGNQCTQIPAVEEPNIKVGRYSEEERKERILRYLKKRNQRNFNKTIKYACRKTLADRRVRVRGRFARNNELCDEETASKKHENHLHKEDFYGGDSFQYQLKNEDEDWLQEALASLVYLSHSSPEDM encoded by the exons ATGGCTCCAAATCCTCACTTCTATTCAAACTACACAATATTCAACTCTGATCTTGCAGAGTTCCAAACCCAAGCGTTGGCTTCATCACTCAATGGCAATATTACTATGCAGGACAATAATACCATGTGGGGTTGTCAAGATAGTTTAATTCCTGTGCTTGATAATGGGGAAGTTGATCATCAAATTGTGCCATCCTCACTTGATTGTGATGCCATGTCCTCTGTTTGGATGCCAAACTTTTCAGAGCAACTAGGGGGCATTTCAGACATGGCCATGCCAGCAATTTCAGGCTTCTATGGTGGCAATATTACAGGTACAGGGTATCAGAATTTCAACAGCAGATTCCAACCCAAAATTGCTGATTTTGGGGAAGAATGTTGTGGTTTTGTGGAGGAAGTTAAGCCGAATGCTTATCTTAATGCTGCCAGAGAAAGCTGG GGAAATCAATGTACTCAAATACCAGCAGTTGAAGAGCCTAACATAAAGGTAGGAAGGTActcagaagaagaaaggaaagaaagaattCTGCGTTAtttgaagaaaagaaaccaaagaaACTTTAACAAAACCATAAAG TATGCATGCCGGAAAACCTTAGCTGATAGGCGAGTAAGAGTTAGAGGAAGGTTTGCGAGAAACAACGAGCTATGTGATGAAGAGACCGCTTCAAAAAAGCACGAGAATCACCTTCACAAAGAAGACTTTTATGGTGGTGATTCATTTCAGTATCAG CTAAAGAATGAAGATGAGGACTGGCTGCAAGAGGCTTTGGCAAGTTTAGTCTATTTATCCCATTCTTCACCGGAAGATATGTGA
- the LOC130748281 gene encoding uncharacterized protein LOC130748281: MEHGGSSRGTFRKTFTIPINLSEEHMDIPRYFYESKKSSLKNEVQLIDPCGNCVKICVVVGCLGGVLWDVVPTLVRFYGLKKNHDLVFDYEGENRFKIGIFDENKNEFPYPLPVKEEYEEPGPEIVELSSDSEDDEDDVARAEAEAEAEAGYVQVNGRQYYKFVKVISGSVAKKNQTLPLPRSVVREYLSEHNWGRFVLMKEGDGKRYLCSLLWRKRDGQLTDCHLGEDFYQFVSDYHLVKGDKLHFKANEMNNFLHVRIQRRNGNGNGNGNGN; the protein is encoded by the exons ATGGAACATGGTGGTAGTTCGCGTGGCACATTCCGGAAAACTTTTACAATTCCTATTAATCTGAGTGAGGAACACATGGATATCCCTAGATATTTTTATGAAAGTAAGAAGTCCTCTCTTAAGAATGAAGTTCAGCTTATTGATCCATGTGGGAACTGTGTGAAAATTTGTGTTGTGGTTGGATGTTTAGGAGGGGTTCTCTGGGATGTTGTGCCTACCCTTGTCAGGTTCTATGGTCTGAAAAAGAACCATGACTTGGTATTTGATTATGAAGGGGAGAATAGATTTAAAATTGGTATTTTTGATGAAAATAAGAATGAGTTTCCATATCCACTTCCTGTTAAGGAGGAATATGAAGAACCGGGTCCAGAAATTGTTGAATTGAGTTCTGACTCtgaggatgatgaagatgatgttgcTCGGGCAGAGGCAGAGGCAGAGGCAGAGGCTGGGTATGTCCAGGTTAATGGAcgacaatattataaatttgtTAAGGTTATCAGTGGCTCTGTTGCAAAAAAGAATCAAACCTTG CCCTTGCCGAGGTCAGTTGTTCGTGAGTACCTTAGTGAGCACAACTGGGGACGTTTTGTTCTCATGAAGGAAGGTGATGGCAAAAGGTATTTATGCTCGCTgttgtggaggaagagagaCGGTCAATTGACAGATTGTCATCTAGGAGAAGACTTTTATCAGTTTGTCAGTGACTACCACCTAGTTAAAGGCGACAAGCTCCACTTCAAGGCTAATGAAATGAACAACTTTCTTCATGTCAGGATTCAGCGCCGTAATGGGAATGGGAATGGGAATGGGAATGGGAATTAG
- the LOC130743696 gene encoding uncharacterized protein LOC130743696 encodes MAGRGRTPRRGTTRKRRFKDLESITSPSPENPVADEGPSVRRARVSQKVHSIINISSSIHDSKQRKDVQFDQEPQINAGEETPNGKGTPNDKDVLNTVSELQKDVRSLMQAVGFLAQTWYTSTSKDPELSDEELFTNKSKYSLRATATEEIMLKFVQSTPNDKGKQKCVGGLVKKLFSPSEFQTLGSGFKSATPPSNQNDKTSLSGPAATIDPIYIPVWLKSIFGPAVFENLDYTDIAVASYIFKRCNDGSVDSKESLIIPVINHVNGTRGVLQTLMPKCKVDQEVINLFAIMLTHSERDMNRIPKFWFLPTYFSQFIMGWTTHPQSMITNQQRTYMGKIEMLSKVFVPVNDNGKHWYLLVFDFENEEIVYLDSFPEEDRLEYRIFNAKLVALYMEKMFRDPSFYDMDETVRPRVSQFKVVVPQGLPVQKSDSNDCGVWVACWMNELGKDGYNIKIDNSTRLKFALKLALHKYNENQEILMQKAYEFYGNMVKGTLVRNKCLP; translated from the exons ATGGCTGGAAGAGGAAGGACCCCACGACGAGGAACCACAAGGAAGCGTCGGTTCAAAGATTTGGAATCAATCACCTCTCCATCTCCAGAGAATCCAGTCGCTGATGAGGGACCTTCTGTGCGGCGGGCTCGAGTGTCACAGAAGGTGCATTCAATCATCAACATATCTTCAAG CATTCATGACAGCAAGCAAAGAAAGGATGTTCAATTTGATCAAGAGCCACAAATCAATGCTGGAGAAGAAACCCCAAATGGGAAAGGAACTCCAAATGATAAG GATGTGCTGAACACAGTCTCAGAATTACAAAAAGATGTTCGATCATTAATGCAAGCAGTGGGATTTTTAGCTCAAACTTGGTACACCAGCACATCGAAAGATCCTGAACTATCTGATGAGGAGTTGTTTACGAACAAATCAAAGTACTCTTTAAGAGCTACTGCAACTGAAGAAATAATGCTGAAATTTGTGCAATCTACGCCCAATGACAAAGGAAAACAGAAATGTGTAGGTGGCTTGGTAAAGAAACTGTTTTCTCCATCTGAGTTTCAGACTCTAGGCAGTGGATTCAAATCTGCAACTCCTCCATCAAATCAAAATGATAAGACATCTTTATCTGGTCCAGCTGCTACAATAGATCCCATTTACATTCCCgtt TGGTTGAAAAGCATATTTGGACCAGCTGTCTTTGAAAACCTTGACTACACTGATATTGCAGTGGCTTCTTACATATTTAAGAGGTGCAATGATGGAAGTGTAGATAG CAAGGAATCACTTATAATTCCTGTAATCAACCATGTTAATGGAACCCGTGGGGTATTGCAAACTCTGATGCCAAAGTGCAAAGTTGATCAAGAG GTTATCAACTTGTTTGCCATAATGTTGACTCACTCTGAAAGGGATATGAACAGAATTCCTAAGTTTTGGTTCTTACCAACCTACTTTTCC CAATTCATTATGGGCTGGACCACCCACCCTCAAAGCATGATCACCAATCAACAGAGGACCTACATGGGGAAGATTGAGATGTTGTCAAAG GTGTTTGTGCCCGTGAATGACAACGGTAAGCATTGGTACCTACTTGTGTTTGACTTTGAAAATGAAGAAATTGTATACTTGGACTCCTTCCCAGAAGAAGATAGGTTGGAATATAGGATCTTCAACGCCAAGCTGGTG GCATTATACATGGAGAAAATGTTCAGAGATCCATCATTCTATGACATGGATGAAACAGTGAGGCCTCGTGTTTCTCAGTTTAAGGTTGTCGTGCCCCAAGGATTGCCAGTGCAGAAATCTGACTC AAATGATTGCGGGGTGTGGGTAGCATGCTGGATGAACGAATTGGGAAAAGATGGATACAATATTAAG ATTGACAATAGCACACGCTTGAAGTTTGCATTGAAGTTGGCTTTACACAAGTACAACGAAAATCAGGAAATTCTCATGCAAAAGGCTTATGAGTTCTATGGAAATATGGTGAAGGGTACACTGGTCAGGAACAAGTGTCTTCCTTGA